The DNA segment AAGCGAATGGGCAACGCGCGAAAGCTTCGAAGGGGATTGACCGCCGGTGTGGTCGTCGCGGGCGTCACCGGTGTGGTCGTCGCGGGCCTCGGTCCCGCGCAGGCCGCGCCCGTCGCGGAAGGACAGATCCTTTCCGCGAACACCGCCGACGCCGTGGCGGACAGCTACATCGTCGTGCTGAAGAAGAACGCCGTGACCACCACGGCCGCGGCCGTGGCCAACGCCGCGAGCACGCTCGCGAGCAGCGCGGGGGCCACCGTCGAACGCACCTACAGCAGCGCGCTCAGCGGTTTCTCGGTGTCGGCTTCCGAGGCACAGGCCAAGCGGCTGGCCGCCGACGATTCCGTCGCCTACGTCGTGCAGAACCAGCGCGTGCACGCCTCGGACGTGCAGGACACGCCTCCCTCGTGGGGGCTCGACCGGATCGACCAGCGCGACCTTCCGCTCGACGACGCCTACAACTACGCCTCCAAGGCCGACAACGTCACCGCCTACGTCATCGACACCGGGGTCGCCGCCGACCACCCGACGTTCGGCGGCAGGGCGAGCGGAGGCGCCGACTTCATCGACAACGACGACGACCCGACCGACGAGAACGGTCACGGCACGCATGTCGCCGGGACGATCGGCGGCGAGGAATACGGCGTCGCCAAGGGAGTGCAGATCGTTCCCGTTCGCGTGCTCGACGCCAACGGCAGCGGGACGACGGAACAGGTCGTCGCCGGTATCGACTGGGTCGCCGAGAACGCCAGCGGGCCGTCGGTGGCGAACATGAGCCTCGGTGGCGGTGTCGACGAGGCACTCGACACCGCGGTGCGCGGTGCCATCGAAGCCGGGGTGACCTTCGGTGTCGCGGCGGGCAACGAGTCGCAGGACGCTGGCAACACCTCACCGGCGAGGGTCACCGAGGCGATCACCGTCGCTGCCAGCGACGACGCCGACGCGCAGGCGACCTTCTCCAACTACGGTGAGGTCGTCGACCTCTACGCTCCCGGCGTCGACATCACCTCGTCCTGGCACGACGGCAGCGAGAACACCATCAGCGGGACTTCGATGGCGACTCCGCACGTCGTCGGCGCGGCCGCGCTGTACCTGGCTGACAACCCCGACGCCGCTCCGGCCGACGTCGAGGCGGCGCTGACCGGGGCCGCGACTCCCGACAAGATCACCGATCCCTCGGAGGGCACGCCGAACCTGCTGCTCTACACGGGTGAGTAAGACGAAGACCCCTCCTCCCTGGAGGACGGTGACCCGGCGCGATGGCGCCGGGTCACCTTTTTGTTACCAGGCGGTAGGGTCGGCGTATGCGCAAGACCATCGTGATCACCGGAGCCAGCGCTGGACTGGGTGAGGGCATGGCGCGGCGCTTCGCCGCGGCCGGAAGAGACCTCGCGTTGTGCGCGCGGCGTGCCGACAAGCTCGACGAGCTCGCGGCGGAGTTGCGGCGGCGGCACCCCGGCATCCAGATCGTCACCCGCGAGCTCGACGTCAACGACCACGACCGCGTCTTCACGGTGTTCTCCGAGTTCCGCGACGAGCTCGGCAGTCTCGACAGGGTGATCGTCAACGCGGGACTCGGCAAAGGGCAGCCTGTCGGCACCGGCCGGTTCGCGGCGAACCGGCAGACCGTGGAGACGAACATGGTCGCCGGACTCGCCCAGTGCGAGGCCGCCGTCGGGATCTTTCGGGAACAGGCAGCCGGGCACCTCGTGGTGGTCTCGTCTTTCAGCGCGCTGCGCGGGCTGCCGCGCAATGTCACCGCCTACGCCGCGTCGAAGGCGGGGATCGCCGCGCTCGCGGACGGCATTCGCGCCGAACTCGCGGCCAGTCCCATCGCGGTGACCGTGCTGCTTCCCGGCTACATCGAATCCGAGATGACGGGCAGTGTCGGAAAGACGCCGCTGATGACCTCCGCCGCGAAGGGTTCCGCCGCGCTCGTGCGCGCCATCGAGAAGGAACCCGCGAGAGCGTACGTGCCCACGTGGCCGTGGGCGCCGCTGAGCCTGCTGATGCGAACACTGCCCGCTTCGCTGTTGCGAAGGTTCGTCTGATGGGCGCGATCTACCTCGTCCGGCACGGGCAGGCTTCCTTCGGCGCCGCCGACTACGACGTGCTTTCCGCGACCGGCGAGCGGCAGGCCGGTGTCGTCGGCGAGGAACTGGGGCGGCGTGGCGTGACCCTCGCGCACGCGCTGAGCGGGACGTTGTCGAGGCAGGTCGCCACGGCGGTGACGGCTCTTGCCGGGTTCGCCCCGCATGCCGTGCTCCGGCGGGACGAGCGGTGGAACGAGTACGACTTCACCGACGTCGCCGCGGCGCACGGTGACGGCGCCGCTCAGAACGCGCGGGACCCCCGTGCCTATCAGGCTTCGCTCGACGCGGCGCTGGCCGCATGGGTGCGCGCGGGCGAGCACGGGGGAGCGAAGGAGACCTGGCCCGGTTTCGTCACGAGAGTCACCTCGGCCCTCGACGAGCTGGTCGCCGATCTCGGCAAAGGGGAGCAGGCGGTCGTTTTCACCTCCGGCGGGGTGATCGCCACGGTGTGCGGGCTGCTCACCGGAGGCGCTGAGCACGGTCTGCTCAGGCTGAACAGGGTCGCCGTCAACACGGGTATCACCAAGATCGTCACGGGCAGGTCGGGTACGACGCTGCTGTCGTTCAACGAGCACGGTCATATCGACGCGGCTGCGAG comes from the Prauserella marina genome and includes:
- a CDS encoding S8 family peptidase, encoding MGNARKLRRGLTAGVVVAGVTGVVVAGLGPAQAAPVAEGQILSANTADAVADSYIVVLKKNAVTTTAAAVANAASTLASSAGATVERTYSSALSGFSVSASEAQAKRLAADDSVAYVVQNQRVHASDVQDTPPSWGLDRIDQRDLPLDDAYNYASKADNVTAYVIDTGVAADHPTFGGRASGGADFIDNDDDPTDENGHGTHVAGTIGGEEYGVAKGVQIVPVRVLDANGSGTTEQVVAGIDWVAENASGPSVANMSLGGGVDEALDTAVRGAIEAGVTFGVAAGNESQDAGNTSPARVTEAITVAASDDADAQATFSNYGEVVDLYAPGVDITSSWHDGSENTISGTSMATPHVVGAAALYLADNPDAAPADVEAALTGAATPDKITDPSEGTPNLLLYTGE
- a CDS encoding SDR family oxidoreductase, coding for MRKTIVITGASAGLGEGMARRFAAAGRDLALCARRADKLDELAAELRRRHPGIQIVTRELDVNDHDRVFTVFSEFRDELGSLDRVIVNAGLGKGQPVGTGRFAANRQTVETNMVAGLAQCEAAVGIFREQAAGHLVVVSSFSALRGLPRNVTAYAASKAGIAALADGIRAELAASPIAVTVLLPGYIESEMTGSVGKTPLMTSAAKGSAALVRAIEKEPARAYVPTWPWAPLSLLMRTLPASLLRRFV
- a CDS encoding histidine phosphatase family protein yields the protein MGAIYLVRHGQASFGAADYDVLSATGERQAGVVGEELGRRGVTLAHALSGTLSRQVATAVTALAGFAPHAVLRRDERWNEYDFTDVAAAHGDGAAQNARDPRAYQASLDAALAAWVRAGEHGGAKETWPGFVTRVTSALDELVADLGKGEQAVVFTSGGVIATVCGLLTGGAEHGLLRLNRVAVNTGITKIVTGRSGTTLLSFNEHGHIDAAASGLLSYR